The region GGCTGAGGAGGCGGGCCAGACCACGCCCCACCTGTCCCCATGATGATCCTTAGTTGGAATTGTCGGGGTGTGGCGGCCACCCCGACGGCAAGGGAATTAAGAAGCCTTTGTTCAAAGAATAAGCCTGCTATTATCTTCTTAATGGAGACTCGTTCAAGGAAGGATAACTTAGAAGTTTTAAGAAGGAGCTTGGGTTTTGATTTTCTGTTCACGGTAAACCCGAGGGGCCTCTCTGGTGGACTAGCTTTGTTCTGGAAGAAGGCTACACACATACAGATTTTCCGCTCCTCTCATAATTTTATTCACACTTCAATCAATGCTCTAGGTTCCACCCTTGCTTGGGATTGCACCTTTGTGTATGGAGACCCAGTGCCACATAGAAGAAGATTCCTATGGCCCCAAATCTCAGCCCTCAGACATAGTGAGGATACCCCTTGGTGTCTCATAATGACATTCTGTTTGCCCATGAGAAGGAAGGAATTAGGCCACAACCCCCTGCTATTTTGCAAAGGTTTAGAGAATTTGTTCATCATTCGAGCCTCATGGATGTGGCTCTTAAAGGCAACAGATTCACTTGGAAGAGCAACCCTAGGGATGGGTTTGTGACAAGAGAAAAGCTTGATAGAGTTATGGCTAGCTGGGCTTGGAGAAACCTCTTCCCTAATGCGACTGCTTTGGCTTACCCACAAATTACTTCTGACCATTCCCCAATCCTATTCACCCCAGTTCCTCTTTCTTGGAGCAAGACTCCCTTCAAATATGAAATCTTCTGGGATGAGCATGAGCAATGTAATGATATTGTCACCCAGGGATGGACTTTGCCTATTCATCATGAAGATTGCTGGACTAATTTGTCTAATCGATTTTCAAAGCTCTAAACATAACCTTTGGTCTTGGCAGAAGAGAACTTTTAAAGCTGCGGACAAGGAAATCCTAAGACTGAAACAAGATCTGCATTGGTTGGAGGATAAACCAAACCACCTTGTTGATTGGGCCGAGGTCAATAAtattaaattgaaaattgaCACTCTTTGGAGGCAAGAAGAGTTGTTTTGGGGCCAAAGATCCAGAATTAAATGGGCTAGATATGGGGATAAAAATTCCAAATTTTTCCACGCTTCAACTATCCAGAGAAGGAATAGGAATCGCATTGATAGGGTTCGTGATTCACAGGGGGTTTGGAAGGAGGGCCAATCGGAAGTGATGGGGGCCTTTATCTCCCACTATGAGGATATCTTTCAGACTGAAGGGGTTAGCCAAATTGAGGTCTACTTGCAAAATTTCCCTAAGAAGGTCTCCCAAGAGTTGAATGATAAGTTGGTTTTGGCAGTTTCAGATTCTGAAATCACTGAGGCAGTCAACAATTTAGGAGGCTTGAAAGCTCCGGGGCCGGATGGCCTAAATGGCCTGTTTTTTAAAAACCATTGGGATACAATCAAAGGCACAGTTTGCCCTGCTATTCAGGAGTTATTCAGATCTGGGAATTTATCTTCTGAGATTAATGAGACGATAGTGGCCTTAGTTCCCAAGGTTGACTCTCCAGAAAGCGTTGTGCAATTTAGACCTATTAGTTGTTGCAACTATATTCTTAAGGTCATCTCCCGGATAATGGTCTCGAGACTCAAGGAAGACCTGAATTCCCTTATCTCCCCTAACCAATCTGCCTTTGTAGGTGGGAGATTAATTCAGGACAATATTTCTGTAGCTCAGGAAGCCTTTCACTTGCTACTTAAAGGGGGACAAAGATCGAAGAATTACATGGCAATTAAGGTTGATATGAGCAAGGCTTATGACAGATTAGAGTGGGTCTTCATAGAAAAGACTCTTTTGGCCTACGGTTTCCATCCCATCTGGGTTGAAAGAGTTTTAACTCTTGTCAGAGGGGCTACCTACATGTTGAAAGTAAATGGTTTTCTAAGCCTACCTCTGATTCCGGGTAGAGGACTACGACAGGGAGATCCCCTTTCTCCCTATCTCTTTGTACTTGTCACAGATGTTCTGTCCTTTATGTTGACTAAAGCCCAACAAGAAGGGAAGATTTCTGGCCTCAGGTTCTCAATCGATTCTCCAGCTCTAACTCACCTTTTTTTTGCTGATGACTCCTTGCTGTTTGCTGAAGCATCTATTAGTGAAGCTACGAGCCTTATCCATGTGTTGAATTTATTCAATAGTGCTTCGGGTCAGAAAATAAATGTTGCAAAATCTGGCCTTATTTTTGGGAAGTTGGCTTCTAATCACAACAAGAGGGACATAGCTAATCTGCTTCATATGCCTATTTGGACTAATCCTGGACAGTATCTGGGTCTGCCAGCTACCTGGGGGAGAAATAAGTGCCATTCCCTAGCTTGGATAGAAGAGAGGATTAAGGAGAAACTAGAAGGTTGGAAGGAGACTTTATTGAACCAAGCAGGTAAGGAGGTTTTGATCAAGGCCATCATCCAGGCAATTCCCTCTTATGCTATGGCGATTATTCATTTCCCTAAAACATTCTGCAATTCCCTTAATGCTTTGGTGGCTAATTTCTGGTGGAAAAGCCAAGGGAAGGATCGGGGTATACATTGGCGTAGTTGGGAAAAAATGACTATGAGCAAGGATGAGGGGGGAATGGGTTTCAGAGACTTCAGGATCCAGAATCTAGCCTTCCTAGCTAGACAAGCTTGGCGTGTTCTAACAAATCCAGATGCATTATGGGTTTGTGTTTTGAAATCCCTTTACTTCCCAACCACCAATTTTATGAAGGCAGAACTGGGTCAGAATCCTTCTTGGATGTGGCGGAGTTTATTAGCAGGTAGGGACTTCATTAACAGATACAGCAGATGGGCTGTGGGATATGGTAACTCTATACATGTTTGGGGTGATAACTGGTTGAGTTCGGGTGATTGCCTGGTAAAACCTACTAATGCTCCTGATATGAAGGTCAGTGAGCTTATTTCTCCCTTTGGGGAAGGCTGGAATGACGCCCTGATCAGGGGTCTATTCCAACCAGAACTAGCAACAAAAAATTTTCAAACTCCAGCCAGCATGTTACACCAACCAGATGTTTTGTTTTGGCCTCATACACCGAGGGGTGATTATACAGTTAATTCTGGGTTCAAAGTTGCCAGACAAAACACGATCAGACAACAACCTCAAAGCTCTTGTTCTCATCGCATCCCAGATGAACTCTGGAAGACGATTTGGAAATCTAATATCCCACAAAAAATTAAAGTCTTTCTATGGAAAGCAAGTCACAACTCACTGGCAGTAAAATTCAATTTGTGGAAGAAAAGAATTTCACCTTGTGGTATTTGCCCTGTTTGTGGAGAGGGCCTTGAGACCGTGGAACATCTTTTCCTGATCTGTCCCTGGACTCGTGCTGTGTGGTTTGGGTCTTCTATGCAATGGATTGTTTCCTTGGAAGGATTGAGCTCTTTTGATACTTGGCTCTGGCAGAGGATCAACATTCTGAAAGGTATGTCCCAGGATTTTAACAAAGATTTCTCCATCCTGGCGAGTCTCCTTTGGTCCATATGGCGAGGGAGAAACAACTCGGTGTTTAAAGCAGTAAGACCTAACCCAGAATCTGCCATCCAACAAGCGACTATAATCCTCTCCACTATGGATCTAGCAAAACCAGTGAAAGAAGATAGAATTAGTGACTGTGCTCAAAGCCAAAGAGCTCGCCCCTCAGACTGGATTCCCCCTCCAGGGAATGCCCTCAAAATTAATGTGGATGCGAGCTGGGTAGAGAGCTTACCTCTTTCTGCAGTAGGAGTGCTTATCAGGGACAAATTTTCGACCCTCCTATCGGGCTCCCATGCGAGGATCTACAGCTCTTCTCCACTGATTTCAGAGGCGTATGCTATCAGAGAAGGCTTGAACCTGGCCTACAATCTTGGCTGCACAGAGATTATTTTGGAATCAGACAACAAAACTCTTATGGATGCATGCAGATCAGGATTCTTAATTGGTGAAGTAAGTTCTATCTTGCAAGACATCTCTCATCTCAAAGGACATTTCCATAGTTGTGTCTTCTCTTGGACTAATAGAGAAAGAAATAAAGTTGCTCACCTCGTTGCAAAGTCTTGCATGCAAGGATTATTGGAATGGAATTGGCTGTTTATGCCCCCTCAGGAG is a window of Lotus japonicus ecotype B-129 chromosome 5, LjGifu_v1.2 DNA encoding:
- the LOC130718650 gene encoding uncharacterized protein LOC130718650 codes for the protein MRLLWLTHKLLLTIPQSYSPQFLFLGARLPSNMKSSGMSMSNVMILSPRDGLCLFIMKIAGLICLIDFQSSKHNLWSWQKRTFKAADKEILRLKQDLHWLEDKPNHLVDWAEVNNIKLKIDTLWRQEELFWGQRSRIKWARYGDKNSKFFHASTIQRRNRNRIDRVRDSQGVWKEGQSEVMGAFISHYEDIFQTEGVSQIEVYLQNFPKKVSQELNDKLVLAVSDSEITEAVNNLGGLKAPGPDGLNGLFFKNHWDTIKGTVCPAIQELFRSGNLSSEINETIVALVPKVDSPESVVQFRPISCCNYILKVISRIMVSRLKEDLNSLISPNQSAFVGGRLIQDNISVAQEAFHLLLKGGQRSKNYMAIKVDMSKAYDRLEWVFIEKTLLAYGFHPIWVERVLTLVRGATYMLKVNGFLSLPLIPGRGLRQGDPLSPYLFVLVTDVLSFMLTKAQQEGKISGLRFSIDSPALTHLFFADDSLLFAEASISEATSLIHVLNLFNSASGQKINVAKSGLIFGKLASNHNKRDIANLLHMPIWTNPGQYLGLPATWGRNKCHSLAWIEERIKEKLEGWKETLLNQAGKEVLIKAIIQAIPSYAMAIIHFPKTFCNSLNALVANFWWKSQGKDRGIHWRSWEKMTMSKDEGGMGFRDFRIQNLAFLARQAWRVLTNPDALWVCVLKSLYFPTTNFMKAELGQNPSWMWRSLLAGRDFINRYSRWAVGYGNSIHVWGDNWLSSGDCLVKPTNAPDMKVSELISPFGEGWNDALIRGLFQPELATKNFQTPASMLHQPDVLFWPHTPRGDYTVNSGFKVARQNTIRQQPQSSCSHRIPDELWKTIWKSNIPQKIKVFLWKASHNSLAVKFNLWKKRISPCGICPVCGEGLETVEHLFLICPWTRAVWFGSSMQWIVSLEGLSSFDTWLWQRINILKGMSQDFNKDFSILASLLWSIWRGRNNSVFKAVRPNPESAIQQATIILSTMDLAKPVKEDRISDCAQSQRARPSDWIPPPGNALKINVDASWVESLPLSAVGVLIRDKFSTLLSGSHARIYSSSPLISEAYAIREGLNLAYNLGCTEIILESDNKTLMDACRSGFLIGEVSSILQDISHLKGHFHSCVFSWTNRERNKVAHLVAKSCMQGLLEWNWLFMPPQELQKALVDDAMVAASKNGFPSWRSF